A region of Moorena producens PAL-8-15-08-1 DNA encodes the following proteins:
- a CDS encoding HlyD family efflux transporter periplasmic adaptor subunit: protein MPNTLNGHLNGHRPTQLQDTNHDQDSLNATNLAKLTDDWSYATKELLDSLPQVWTRGLLYFIVVFVSIILPWSMLYKVDETGTARGRLEPKGKTVRLDAAVAGTVDEIKVKEGEKVEAGQNLLILKSGLVRTELQEVNDKLKGQLSRRSQLELLKNQLVVVLTTQQQQNQAQALEKQAQIDQARQTITDLRNSYNLQKDEKLAQVNQARQTLQLSKTASKLIEIRLANAQREVQRYRKLWQQGVVPEIDVLDKDDVVQERRRFYEQTKSDLEQAKLRIMEEQSSYKRTMGQAQADIDQAKLRLKEQERSYQSIIHSGKLSVLKIEEQLNNIETQITTLNSEISQSKRQIDSLQLQLKQRVLEAPVSGMVFQLPIQRPGAVVQQGTMVAEIAPEDSSLIIRAQMATTESGSLKKGMPVKLKFDAYPFQEYGVIAGELVEISPTTSEVETQNGKVAAYNIEIALNQDCLPTGKECIGLRPGDTATAEVIVRQRRIIDFILDPFKKLQQGGLKL, encoded by the coding sequence ATGCCCAATACATTAAATGGACACTTGAATGGACATCGTCCAACTCAGCTACAAGACACTAATCATGATCAAGATAGTTTAAACGCCACAAACTTAGCTAAATTGACTGATGATTGGTCTTACGCTACTAAAGAATTACTCGATAGTTTGCCTCAGGTTTGGACAAGGGGATTACTGTACTTTATAGTAGTGTTTGTGTCTATTATTTTACCCTGGTCGATGCTCTATAAGGTAGATGAAACCGGTACAGCTAGAGGACGACTTGAACCAAAGGGTAAGACCGTGAGGCTGGATGCTGCTGTAGCCGGTACCGTCGATGAAATTAAGGTTAAAGAGGGGGAAAAGGTTGAGGCTGGACAAAATTTATTGATTTTGAAATCCGGGTTAGTTCGTACTGAATTGCAGGAAGTTAACGATAAATTAAAAGGGCAATTGAGTAGGCGATCGCAGTTAGAATTACTAAAAAATCAGTTAGTGGTAGTCTTGACAACTCAGCAGCAACAAAATCAAGCCCAAGCCTTGGAAAAGCAAGCTCAAATTGACCAAGCGCGACAGACTATAACTGATCTTAGGAATTCCTATAACTTACAAAAAGACGAAAAATTAGCTCAAGTTAATCAGGCTAGGCAAACTCTTCAACTTAGTAAAACTGCCTCTAAGTTAATAGAAATTCGTTTAGCTAATGCCCAGCGAGAGGTGCAACGCTATCGTAAACTTTGGCAACAAGGAGTTGTGCCAGAAATTGATGTATTAGATAAGGATGATGTGGTACAAGAAAGGCGACGCTTCTATGAACAAACTAAGTCTGATCTTGAACAAGCTAAGTTACGGATTATGGAAGAACAAAGTAGTTATAAACGGACAATGGGTCAAGCCCAGGCAGATATTGATCAAGCAAAGTTACGATTAAAAGAACAGGAAAGGAGTTATCAGAGTATAATTCATTCCGGTAAGTTATCCGTACTTAAAATAGAAGAACAACTGAATAATATAGAGACCCAAATTACTACCCTAAATTCAGAAATTTCTCAGAGTAAGCGTCAGATTGACTCCTTGCAGCTTCAGTTAAAGCAACGAGTCTTAGAGGCACCGGTCAGTGGAATGGTATTTCAGTTACCGATTCAAAGACCTGGTGCTGTAGTGCAGCAGGGAACTATGGTAGCAGAAATTGCCCCAGAGGATTCATCATTAATTATTCGAGCCCAGATGGCAACCACTGAAAGTGGTTCTTTAAAGAAAGGAATGCCAGTTAAATTGAAATTTGATGCCTATCCGTTTCAAGAGTATGGGGTGATAGCAGGAGAATTAGTGGAAATTTCTCCAACTACCTCTGAGGTGGAAACGCAAAATGGAAAGGTAGCAGCATACAACATAGAAATTGCCTTAAATCAAGATTGTCTTCCCACAGGTAAGGAGTGTATTGGGTTGCGTCCTGGAGATACAGCGACTGCTGAGGTGATTGTACGCCAGCGTCGGATTATTGATTTTATTCTCGATCCGTTTAAGAAGTTGCAGCAAGGAGGTTTGAAATTATAG